A window of the Streptomyces formicae genome harbors these coding sequences:
- a CDS encoding DUF5685 family protein, translating to MFGIVRPCTHRLTDGLRAEWMAHLCGLCLALRADHGQFARVVTNYDGLIVSVLTEAQTGRTADGRRTAGPCPLRAMRTAPVARGEGARLAAAVSLVLASAKVRDHVADRDGLLARRPVAAAARRVALSWDRAGARTGRELGFDTAVLVDAVDRQPGVEALAGPGTPLLSVTEPTETATAAAFAHTAVLAGRPGNTDPLAEAGRLFGRLAHLLDAVEDREADAASGAWNPLTATGTSLEEARRLADDAVHGIRLALRDAEFVDDSLLHVLLVHELRQSVNRAFSTTTCGHQGHGAQPPQGAPYGGRNGGAPGPYGGGDPSGGGPGGPGGPGGLPPQFGDGGPQRPKPRGFGAGCAVFTGLFCTCKICCASEYEGPWSRKKREGCCHKCDCNCNCDCPDCCCPCDGC from the coding sequence GTGTTCGGAATCGTCAGGCCCTGCACCCATCGGCTCACGGACGGTCTCAGGGCGGAGTGGATGGCCCATCTCTGCGGACTGTGCCTGGCGCTGCGCGCGGACCACGGGCAGTTCGCCAGGGTCGTGACCAACTACGACGGGCTCATCGTCTCGGTTCTGACGGAGGCTCAGACCGGGCGCACGGCCGACGGGCGGCGCACGGCGGGGCCCTGTCCGCTGCGTGCCATGCGCACCGCCCCCGTCGCGCGCGGCGAGGGCGCCCGGCTGGCAGCCGCCGTCTCGCTGGTGCTGGCGTCGGCGAAGGTACGGGACCATGTCGCCGACCGGGACGGGCTGCTGGCGCGGAGGCCGGTGGCGGCCGCGGCCCGCAGGGTCGCGCTGAGCTGGGACCGGGCGGGTGCGCGGACCGGGCGCGAACTGGGCTTCGACACGGCGGTACTCGTCGACGCCGTCGACCGGCAGCCCGGCGTCGAGGCGCTGGCCGGACCTGGCACCCCGCTGCTGTCGGTGACCGAGCCGACGGAGACGGCGACCGCGGCTGCCTTCGCCCACACCGCCGTGCTGGCCGGACGCCCGGGGAACACGGACCCGCTCGCCGAGGCCGGCCGGCTCTTCGGGCGCCTCGCCCATCTGCTGGACGCCGTGGAGGACAGGGAAGCCGACGCCGCGTCGGGCGCCTGGAACCCGCTGACCGCGACCGGCACCTCCCTGGAGGAGGCACGGCGGCTCGCGGACGACGCTGTGCACGGCATCAGGCTCGCGCTGCGCGACGCGGAGTTCGTGGACGACAGCCTGCTGCACGTGCTGCTCGTCCACGAGCTGCGGCAGTCGGTGAACCGGGCGTTCTCCACGACGACCTGCGGCCACCAGGGACACGGCGCGCAGCCGCCGCAGGGCGCCCCGTACGGAGGCCGGAACGGCGGCGCGCCCGGACCGTACGGCGGTGGCGATCCGTCCGGCGGCGGTCCGGGCGGACCCGGCGGCCCGGGCGGGCTGCCCCCGCAGTTCGGCGACGGCGGCCCGCAGCGCCCGAAGCCGCGCGGCTTCGGGGCGGGCTGCGCGGTCTTCACCGGCCTCTTCTGCACCTGCAAGATCTGCTGCGCGAGCGAGTACGAGGGTCCGTGGTCCCGCAAGAAGCGCGAGGGCTGCTGCCACAAGTGCGACTGCAACTGCAACTGCGACTGTCCGGATTGCTGCTGCCCCTGCGACGGCTGCTAG
- a CDS encoding NtaA/DmoA family FMN-dependent monooxygenase (This protein belongs to a clade of FMN-dependent monooxygenases, within a broader family of flavin-dependent oxidoreductases, the luciferase-like monooxygenase (LMM) family, some of whose members use coenzyme F420 rather than FMN.): protein MTAARRQMHLAAHFPGVNSTTVWADPRSRSQIDFSSFEHLARTAERGLFDFFFLAEGLRLREHKGLIHDLDVVGRPESITVLNALAAVTDRLGLAATVNTTFNEPYELARRLASLDHLSGGRAAWNVVTSSDAFTGENFRRGGYLDRADRYTRAAEFVRTARGLWDSWTPDGTPRRFAHHGRHFTVEGEFTVPRSPQGHPVVIQAGDSDEGREFAASTADVVFSRHTTPEAARAFYADVKARLARHGRTRDELTVMPGVSVVIGDTDAEAQEKAAEIRRQQVSPQNAILALELVWGRDLSSYDPDGPLPAVDPDPDADPDSGIVRGRVRIADPLAVAAKWRALSEAKGLSIRQTVIETAGRQSFIGTPAGVAAALDAYVRTEAADGFILVPHLTPGGLDDFVDRVVPLLQERGAFRTGYTGTTLRSHLGLAEPVWED from the coding sequence ATGACCGCCGCCCGCAGGCAGATGCACCTCGCCGCCCACTTCCCCGGCGTCAACAGCACCACCGTCTGGGCCGACCCCCGCTCCCGCAGCCAGATCGACTTCTCCTCCTTCGAGCACCTCGCCCGCACCGCCGAGCGCGGCCTCTTCGACTTCTTCTTCCTCGCCGAGGGGCTGCGGCTGCGCGAACACAAGGGCCTGATCCACGATCTCGACGTCGTCGGCCGCCCCGAGTCGATCACCGTGCTGAACGCCCTCGCCGCCGTCACCGACCGCCTCGGCCTCGCCGCCACCGTCAACACCACCTTCAACGAGCCGTACGAACTCGCCCGCCGCCTCGCCTCGCTGGACCACCTCAGCGGCGGCCGCGCGGCCTGGAACGTCGTCACCTCGTCCGACGCCTTCACCGGCGAGAACTTCCGGCGCGGCGGCTATCTCGACCGCGCCGACCGCTACACCCGGGCCGCCGAGTTCGTACGGACCGCCCGCGGGCTGTGGGACTCCTGGACCCCGGACGGCACACCGCGCCGCTTCGCCCACCACGGGCGGCACTTCACCGTCGAGGGCGAGTTCACCGTCCCCCGCTCCCCGCAGGGCCATCCCGTCGTCATCCAGGCCGGTGACTCCGACGAGGGCCGGGAGTTCGCCGCGTCCACTGCCGATGTCGTCTTCAGCAGACACACCACCCCTGAGGCGGCCCGGGCCTTCTACGCCGACGTCAAGGCGCGCCTCGCCCGCCACGGCCGCACCCGCGACGAACTCACGGTCATGCCGGGCGTCTCCGTCGTCATCGGCGACACCGACGCCGAGGCCCAGGAGAAGGCAGCCGAGATCCGCAGGCAGCAGGTCTCCCCGCAGAACGCGATCCTCGCCCTGGAACTGGTCTGGGGCCGCGACCTCTCCTCCTACGACCCCGACGGGCCGCTGCCCGCCGTCGACCCGGACCCCGACGCCGACCCGGACTCCGGGATCGTCCGGGGCCGCGTCCGGATCGCGGACCCGCTCGCCGTGGCGGCCAAGTGGCGGGCGTTGTCGGAGGCCAAGGGGCTGTCGATCCGCCAGACGGTCATCGAGACCGCCGGCCGCCAGTCCTTCATCGGCACGCCCGCCGGCGTCGCCGCCGCGCTCGACGCGTACGTACGGACCGAGGCGGCCGACGGCTTCATCCTCGTCCCGCACCTCACCCCGGGCGGCCTCGACGACTTCGTCGACCGGGTCGTGCCGCTCCTCCAGGAGCGCGGCGCGTTCCGTACGGGCTACACCGGTACGACCCTGCGGTCCCACCTGGGGCTCGCCGAACCCGTGTGGGAGGACTGA
- the fxsA gene encoding FxSxx-COOH cyclophane-containing RiPP peptide — MTFQTSATFAAAKKNRVPVTEIDVRGADAARKLGRVRPAAVDRTVRVSSFNSAL; from the coding sequence GTGACCTTCCAGACCTCAGCCACCTTCGCCGCCGCGAAGAAGAATCGTGTGCCCGTGACCGAGATCGACGTGCGCGGCGCCGATGCCGCCAGGAAGCTGGGTCGCGTGCGTCCCGCTGCCGTCGACCGTACCGTGCGGGTTTCGAGCTTCAACTCCGCTCTCTAG
- a CDS encoding flavoprotein has protein sequence MTAQPFLYVVVCAAGIAGDAHKLITAAHKQKWGVGVIATPQGLGFLDAEAIEAQTGYPIRSAWRSPGDPRPLPPADAVAVAPATFNTINKWAAGIADTLALGILCEAYGMGIPTAVLPYVNAAMAAHPAYGRSLDQLRDMGVLVGSYEPHRPKAGGGADRFRWEEALELLTPALVGKTAN, from the coding sequence GTGACCGCACAGCCGTTCCTGTACGTCGTCGTCTGCGCCGCCGGCATCGCGGGCGACGCCCACAAGCTGATCACCGCCGCGCATAAGCAGAAATGGGGCGTCGGTGTCATAGCCACGCCCCAGGGGCTCGGCTTCCTCGACGCCGAGGCGATCGAGGCCCAGACGGGCTACCCGATCCGCTCGGCCTGGCGCAGCCCCGGCGACCCACGCCCGCTCCCGCCGGCCGACGCCGTCGCCGTTGCACCGGCCACCTTCAACACGATCAACAAGTGGGCCGCCGGCATCGCCGACACACTCGCCCTCGGCATCCTGTGCGAGGCATACGGGATGGGCATCCCGACCGCCGTCCTGCCGTACGTGAACGCCGCCATGGCCGCACACCCGGCCTACGGCCGGAGCCTGGACCAGCTGCGCGACATGGGCGTGCTGGTCGGGTCGTACGAGCCGCACCGCCCCAAGGCAGGCGGTGGAGCGGACCGCTTCCGGTGGGAGGAGGCGCTGGAGCTTCTGACTCCCGCGCTGGTGGGGAAGACGGCCAACTGA
- a CDS encoding LLM class flavin-dependent oxidoreductase, with translation MPATRPLHLAVALDGPAQYDPAYYVALARLAERGALDFVTLGDCFARPGLDALAVLARVAPATERIGLVPTVTTTHTEPFHVSTAVATLDWVSRGRAGWAVGVSTTEAEASLFGRRSAAPADALWREAGEVADAVARLWDSWEDDAEIRDTSTGRFIDRDKLHHVDFQGSTFSVRGPSTVPRPPQGRPVVVVDGTAGICREPAARYADVVLVRAGAPEQAAALREDIRRRAAAHGRDPDTLRVLVALAVDLGGGESAPEPGLAAGPSLAGGGPHFSGGPVELAKLIADWHAGGAVDGFRLAPIAPHRDLERIVNGTVALLQHRSLFRTFHPGGTLREHLGLARPASRYAPAPAPVSAHLPAPAPVPAYAATQAQAGGAA, from the coding sequence ATGCCTGCCACCCGTCCGCTGCACCTGGCCGTCGCCCTCGACGGCCCGGCGCAGTACGACCCGGCGTACTACGTCGCACTCGCCCGCCTCGCCGAGCGGGGCGCCCTCGACTTCGTCACCCTCGGCGACTGCTTCGCCCGGCCCGGGCTCGACGCCCTCGCCGTGCTGGCGAGGGTCGCGCCCGCCACCGAGCGGATCGGCCTCGTGCCGACCGTCACCACCACCCACACCGAGCCGTTCCATGTGTCCACCGCCGTGGCCACGCTCGACTGGGTGAGCCGCGGCCGGGCCGGCTGGGCGGTCGGGGTGTCCACCACCGAGGCCGAGGCGTCGCTCTTCGGGCGGCGGTCCGCCGCGCCCGCGGACGCGCTGTGGCGGGAGGCGGGCGAAGTCGCCGATGCCGTCGCCCGGTTGTGGGACAGCTGGGAGGACGACGCCGAGATCCGCGACACATCGACAGGGCGCTTCATCGACCGCGACAAGCTGCACCATGTCGACTTCCAGGGCAGCACCTTCAGCGTGCGCGGGCCGTCGACCGTCCCGAGACCGCCGCAGGGCAGGCCCGTCGTCGTGGTCGACGGCACGGCCGGGATCTGCCGTGAGCCCGCGGCCCGGTACGCCGACGTCGTCCTCGTACGGGCAGGCGCACCGGAGCAGGCCGCGGCCCTGCGCGAGGACATACGCCGCAGGGCCGCGGCGCACGGCCGGGACCCCGACACGCTACGGGTCCTCGTCGCGCTCGCCGTCGACCTCGGCGGTGGCGAGTCGGCGCCGGAGCCCGGGCTGGCCGCCGGACCGTCCCTGGCCGGCGGCGGCCCGCACTTCAGCGGCGGCCCGGTGGAGCTCGCCAAGCTGATCGCCGACTGGCACGCGGGCGGTGCCGTGGACGGCTTCCGGCTCGCCCCGATCGCGCCCCACCGGGACCTGGAGCGGATCGTCAACGGCACGGTCGCCCTGCTCCAGCACCGCAGCCTCTTCCGCACCTTCCATCCGGGCGGCACGCTCCGCGAGCACCTCGGCCTCGCCCGCCCCGCGAGCCGCTACGCACCCGCCCCCGCTCCCGTATCCGCACACCTACCCGCACCCGCTCCCGTACCCGCGTACGCAGCCACGCAGGCGCAGGCCGGGGGAGCCGCATGA
- a CDS encoding cell division protein SepF, which yields MASVRKASAWLGLVEDSDERYYDDEYTEGAGAAEQWVTDPRVRVASESAQEQGRRIATISPDGFRDARGIGELFREGVPVIVNLTSMEPTDAKRVVDFAAGLTFGLRGSIERVATRVFLLTPADTEIVSGESSGRSAGGFYNQS from the coding sequence ATGGCATCGGTGCGCAAGGCGAGTGCATGGCTGGGACTCGTCGAGGACAGCGACGAGCGGTACTACGACGACGAGTACACCGAGGGTGCGGGGGCGGCCGAGCAGTGGGTGACCGACCCGCGGGTCCGCGTGGCCTCCGAGTCCGCCCAGGAGCAGGGCCGCCGGATCGCCACGATCTCGCCCGACGGATTCCGTGACGCCCGGGGCATCGGCGAGCTCTTCCGCGAGGGCGTTCCGGTCATCGTCAACCTCACGTCCATGGAGCCGACCGACGCCAAGCGCGTGGTGGACTTCGCGGCCGGACTGACCTTCGGTCTGCGCGGCTCGATCGAGCGCGTGGCGACGCGGGTCTTCCTGCTGACCCCCGCCGACACGGAGATCGTCAGCGGGGAGTCCTCGGGCCGGTCCGCCGGCGGCTTCTACAACCAGAGCTGA
- a CDS encoding S1 family peptidase has product MRIKRTTPRSGVARRTRLLAVTTGLIAAAALAVPTASADEAPRSFSATQLSAASEAVLDADVAGTAWHIDKATDTLVVTADSTVSKAEIAAIKQEAGANAAALRIERTPGTFSKLISGGDAIYATSWRCSLGFNVRSGSTDYFLTAGHCTDGAGTWWSNSGRTTVLGTTAGSSFPTNDYGLVRYTTSVSRPGNVGSQDIASAANPSVGQSACRRGSTTGTHCGSVTGLNATVNYGGGDIVYGMIRTNICAEPGDSGGPLYAGSVALGLTSGGSGNCSSGGTTFFQPVTEALNAYGVSVY; this is encoded by the coding sequence GTGAGGATCAAGCGCACCACCCCCCGTAGCGGCGTCGCGAGACGTACCCGTCTCCTCGCCGTCACCACCGGCCTCATCGCAGCCGCAGCCCTGGCCGTTCCCACCGCCAGCGCCGACGAGGCTCCCCGCAGCTTCAGCGCGACCCAGCTCTCCGCCGCGAGCGAGGCCGTGCTCGACGCCGATGTGGCCGGTACCGCCTGGCACATCGACAAAGCGACCGACACCCTGGTCGTCACGGCCGACTCCACCGTCTCCAAGGCCGAGATAGCCGCGATCAAGCAGGAGGCGGGCGCCAACGCCGCCGCCCTGCGCATCGAGCGCACTCCGGGCACGTTCTCCAAGCTGATCTCCGGCGGCGACGCCATCTACGCCACCAGCTGGCGCTGTTCCCTCGGCTTCAACGTCCGCAGCGGCAGCACCGACTACTTCCTGACCGCCGGCCACTGCACCGACGGCGCGGGCACCTGGTGGTCCAACTCCGGCCGCACGACCGTCCTCGGCACCACCGCCGGCTCCAGCTTCCCGACGAACGACTACGGCCTCGTCCGCTACACCACGTCGGTCAGCAGGCCCGGCAACGTCGGCAGCCAGGACATCGCCTCGGCCGCGAACCCGAGCGTGGGCCAGTCGGCCTGCCGCCGGGGCTCCACCACCGGCACCCACTGCGGCTCCGTCACCGGTCTCAACGCCACCGTGAACTACGGCGGCGGTGACATCGTCTACGGCATGATCCGCACCAACATCTGCGCCGAGCCGGGCGACTCCGGCGGTCCCCTGTACGCCGGCAGCGTGGCGCTCGGCCTCACCTCCGGCGGCAGCGGCAACTGCTCCTCCGGCGGGACGACCTTCTTCCAGCCGGTCACCGAGGCGCTCAACGCGTACGGCGTGAGCGTCTACTGA
- a CDS encoding acyl-CoA dehydrogenase family protein codes for MSAPSKLPPFDPADPLGIDALLDPEDLAIRGTVRSWAADRVLPHIADWYERGELPGIRELARELGSIGALGMSLTGYGCAGATAVQYGLACLELEAADSGIRSLVSVQGSLAMYAIWKFGSEEQKQRWLPSMAEGSTIGCFGLTEPDHGSDPAGMRTYAKRDGTDWVLTGRKMWITNGSVAGVAVIWAQTDDGIRGFVVPTDAPGFSAPEIKHKWSLRASVTSELVLDEVRLPADAVLPDGTGLRGPLSCLSHARYGIVWGAMGAARASFEAALDYARTREQFGKPIGGFQLTQAKLADMALELHKGILLAHHLGRRMDAGTLRPEQVSFGKLNNVREAIEICRTSRTILGANGISLEYPVMRHATNLESVLTYEGTVEMHQLVLGKALTGLDAFR; via the coding sequence ATGTCCGCACCCTCGAAGCTGCCGCCCTTCGACCCCGCCGACCCCCTCGGCATCGACGCCCTCCTGGACCCCGAGGACCTCGCGATCCGCGGCACCGTCCGCTCCTGGGCCGCCGACCGCGTCCTGCCGCACATCGCCGACTGGTACGAGCGCGGCGAACTCCCCGGCATCCGTGAACTCGCCCGTGAACTCGGCTCGATCGGCGCGCTCGGCATGTCCCTGACCGGCTACGGTTGCGCCGGCGCCACCGCCGTCCAGTACGGGCTCGCCTGTCTGGAGCTGGAGGCCGCGGACTCCGGCATCCGCTCCCTCGTCTCCGTCCAGGGCTCGCTCGCCATGTACGCGATCTGGAAGTTCGGCTCCGAGGAGCAGAAGCAGCGCTGGCTGCCGTCCATGGCGGAGGGCTCGACCATCGGCTGCTTCGGCCTCACCGAGCCGGACCACGGCTCGGACCCGGCCGGAATGCGTACGTACGCCAAGCGCGACGGCACCGACTGGGTGCTGACCGGCCGCAAGATGTGGATCACCAATGGCTCGGTCGCCGGGGTCGCCGTCATCTGGGCGCAGACCGACGACGGCATCCGCGGCTTCGTCGTGCCGACGGACGCGCCCGGCTTCTCGGCACCCGAGATCAAGCACAAGTGGTCCCTGCGGGCGTCGGTCACGAGCGAGCTCGTCCTCGACGAGGTGCGTCTGCCCGCCGACGCCGTACTCCCCGATGGCACCGGACTGCGCGGACCGCTCAGCTGCCTGAGCCACGCGCGGTACGGAATCGTGTGGGGCGCGATGGGCGCGGCCCGCGCCAGCTTCGAGGCCGCGCTCGACTACGCGCGGACGCGCGAGCAGTTCGGAAAGCCCATCGGCGGCTTCCAGCTCACCCAGGCGAAGCTCGCCGACATGGCGCTCGAACTGCACAAGGGGATCCTGCTCGCCCACCACCTCGGGCGGCGGATGGACGCCGGGACGCTCCGTCCGGAGCAGGTCAGCTTCGGGAAGCTCAACAACGTACGGGAAGCGATCGAGATCTGCCGCACCTCGCGCACGATCCTCGGTGCGAACGGGATTTCGCTGGAGTACCCCGTGATGCGGCATGCGACCAACCTCGAGTCGGTGCTCACCTATGAGGGCACCGTCGAGATGCACCAGCTCGTGCTGGGCAAGGCGCTCACCGGCCTGGACGCCTTCAGGTAG
- a CDS encoding FAD/NAD(P)-binding protein, which translates to MSRTPRPSVVVVGAGPRGTGFLERLAANLPALYQDLELDIHLVDPFPAGGGRIWRQEQSPLLWMNSMAEDVTMFTDDSVQLAGPVCPGPTLAEWAGVEGQSFPSRRRQGAYLRWVYEQAVAALPLGVRVHEHRTRALRISGPREGRQRVRLEGREQPLLADLVVLALGHLDAEPDAEQRELSGFAARHGLVHLPPDFTADSDLSALPAGEPVIVRGFGLAFIDLMVLLTEGRGGRYEADTYRPSGREPVLYVGSRRGVPYHSKIGYAWQGERPPLPRFFGPAQTDELLGRPGPLDFRRDIWPLIDKELGHAHYHRLFTAHRQRTAAAWPAFEKAYAAATPGSAELAALVAAAVPDPADRLDLHALDRPLDGVLHPTGDALQEGLRAYITADLARRHDPAQSQDLAVFLALLSVYGQLVRLGDLGDGGRWHGFFSYLASGPPGPRLRQLLALSRAGVVRFLGPGITVEADERRGLFRAAGAAVPGEWTEARALVEARLPDPTLERTRSPLLRALYADGARATPAGLLRVDPADGRILERDGRPHPRRFALGPHTTARAGGAFTRPRTGGPAFAQNDAAARAALGLLRELSCRDRLSA; encoded by the coding sequence ATGTCCCGCACCCCGAGACCGTCCGTCGTTGTCGTCGGCGCAGGCCCTCGCGGCACCGGCTTTCTGGAGCGGTTGGCCGCCAACCTCCCCGCCCTGTACCAGGATCTGGAACTAGACATCCATCTCGTGGACCCGTTCCCGGCGGGTGGCGGACGGATCTGGCGGCAGGAGCAGTCGCCGCTGCTCTGGATGAACTCCATGGCCGAGGACGTCACCATGTTCACCGACGACTCGGTGCAGCTGGCGGGTCCCGTGTGCCCCGGGCCGACCCTGGCCGAATGGGCGGGTGTCGAAGGCCAGAGCTTTCCCAGCCGCCGCCGGCAGGGTGCCTATCTGCGCTGGGTGTACGAACAGGCCGTGGCCGCCCTGCCCCTGGGGGTCAGGGTCCATGAGCACCGGACGCGGGCGCTGCGGATCAGCGGCCCTCGCGAAGGCCGCCAGCGCGTCCGGCTCGAAGGACGGGAGCAGCCCCTCCTCGCCGATCTCGTCGTCCTCGCCCTCGGCCACCTCGACGCCGAACCGGACGCGGAGCAGCGTGAGTTGAGCGGATTCGCGGCGCGTCACGGACTCGTCCACCTGCCCCCCGACTTCACGGCCGACAGCGATCTGTCCGCGCTCCCCGCCGGGGAGCCCGTCATCGTCCGCGGTTTCGGGCTCGCCTTCATCGATCTGATGGTGCTGCTGACCGAGGGCCGCGGCGGGCGGTACGAGGCCGACACCTATCGTCCGTCCGGCCGGGAGCCCGTCCTGTACGTCGGCTCGCGACGCGGTGTCCCGTACCACTCCAAGATCGGTTACGCCTGGCAGGGCGAACGGCCCCCGCTGCCCCGCTTCTTCGGCCCCGCGCAGACCGACGAACTGCTCGGCCGGCCGGGGCCGCTGGACTTCCGGCGGGACATTTGGCCACTCATCGACAAAGAGCTCGGCCACGCCCACTACCACCGCCTCTTCACCGCCCACCGCCAACGGACGGCCGCCGCGTGGCCCGCCTTCGAGAAGGCGTACGCTGCCGCCACGCCCGGCAGCGCCGAACTCGCCGCCCTCGTGGCCGCCGCCGTACCCGACCCCGCCGACCGGCTCGACCTCCACGCGCTCGACCGCCCCCTCGACGGGGTGCTCCACCCGACCGGCGACGCCCTCCAGGAGGGCCTGCGCGCCTACATCACCGCCGATCTCGCCCGCCGCCACGACCCGGCACAGAGCCAGGACCTCGCGGTCTTCCTCGCGCTCCTCTCCGTCTACGGGCAGCTCGTCCGGCTCGGAGACCTCGGCGACGGCGGCCGCTGGCACGGCTTCTTCTCCTATCTGGCCTCCGGCCCGCCGGGACCACGGCTGCGCCAACTGCTCGCGCTCTCCCGCGCGGGGGTCGTCCGCTTCCTCGGCCCGGGGATCACCGTCGAGGCCGACGAGCGGCGCGGGCTCTTCCGGGCCGCCGGCGCCGCCGTACCGGGGGAGTGGACCGAGGCCCGTGCTCTCGTGGAGGCCCGGCTGCCCGATCCGACGCTGGAACGCACCCGCAGCCCGCTGCTGAGAGCGCTGTACGCGGACGGAGCCCGTGCCACCCCGGCCGGGCTGCTCCGCGTCGACCCGGCGGACGGCCGGATCCTGGAGCGCGACGGGCGGCCGCATCCGCGGCGCTTCGCGCTCGGCCCGCACACGACGGCGCGGGCCGGCGGCGCCTTCACCCGCCCGCGCACGGGCGGGCCCGCCTTCGCGCAGAACGACGCTGCCGCGCGTGCCGCCCTCGGCCTCCTCCGCGAGCTCTCCTGTCGCGACCGCCTCAGCGCCTGA
- a CDS encoding DUF4231 domain-containing protein — protein sequence MVFRNADLPVLFHRTDETAITRQREAVNGTRLQLLLLVLGAALAALPWQGSIGDSFQLMGALSASAYGGVLVVGLRGSRHRAKSHWQLNRSAAEFIRSMCWRYAVHGAPFESNTPDPDRLFTTRLEEGLQELRKVGWVDPRADGETAAASELITTPMRLLREKAFSVRKETYVRDRLIEQRNWYHRRTEVSRRATTLWQLTIALLTLLALFFGTLRTFSVTESSEPLGLISAAAAACLAWSEIRRHQPLIAAHSLVEEDLAAIHIAMETSVTEEQWPSAVYETERIVSPQHTDWLVRHRS from the coding sequence ATGGTCTTCCGAAACGCTGATCTGCCGGTTCTCTTTCACCGCACGGACGAGACAGCCATCACGCGGCAGCGGGAGGCGGTCAACGGCACCCGGCTGCAACTGCTCCTGCTCGTGCTGGGCGCCGCCCTGGCCGCGCTGCCGTGGCAGGGCTCGATCGGCGACTCCTTCCAACTCATGGGCGCACTCAGTGCGTCGGCGTACGGCGGCGTCCTCGTCGTCGGCCTCCGCGGCTCCCGCCACCGAGCAAAGTCGCACTGGCAACTCAACCGCTCCGCAGCGGAGTTCATCCGCTCCATGTGCTGGCGGTACGCAGTCCACGGAGCCCCCTTCGAATCGAACACCCCCGACCCCGACCGGCTGTTCACCACCCGACTGGAAGAGGGGCTCCAGGAGCTGCGGAAGGTCGGCTGGGTCGACCCACGGGCCGACGGAGAGACCGCCGCCGCCTCGGAGCTCATCACCACACCGATGCGGCTGCTGCGGGAGAAGGCGTTCAGCGTACGCAAGGAGACGTACGTACGGGACAGGCTCATCGAACAGCGCAACTGGTACCACCGGCGCACGGAGGTGTCCCGGCGCGCCACCACGCTGTGGCAGCTCACGATCGCACTGCTCACCCTGCTCGCGCTGTTCTTCGGGACACTGCGCACCTTCTCCGTGACGGAGTCGTCCGAGCCGCTCGGGCTGATCTCCGCAGCCGCCGCGGCATGCCTCGCATGGAGCGAGATCCGACGGCACCAGCCACTGATCGCCGCACACTCGCTCGTGGAGGAGGACCTGGCGGCGATCCACATCGCCATGGAGACGTCGGTCACCGAGGAGCAGTGGCCCTCGGCCGTGTACGAGACGGAGCGGATCGTGTCGCCGCAGCACACCGACTGGCTGGTGCGGCACCGCAGTTGA